In Pseudosulfitobacter pseudonitzschiae, the sequence TACGCGCGGGGCCGCATCGACGGGCGGATTTCCGGCAGCTTGTTGATCTATCCGGGCCTTGGCGGTGACCGCACACGCGGCAGCTATGTCACCCACGCTGATGCGCCGGGCCTGAGCGTGCGGGACATGGCATTTTACCAAAGTTTGCGCAGTGGCGGGCAGGACCGCACCGGCGATCCGCGTTTTGCACCGCTGCAAGACACCGATTTTTCCGGCCTGCCGCCCGTTGTCGTGCTGACGGCCGAGTTTGATCCACTGTCCAGTGATGGCGAGGCCTACCGTGATGCCATTCAGGCCGCAGGGGGGCGTGCCGTGTGGATCGAAGAGGCAGGGCTGGTGCATGCCCATCTGCGGGCGCGACACATGTCGAAACGTGCCGCGACCAGCTTTGCGCGGATGGTTCAGGCGCTGACCCTGTTACGCGAGGGGCAGATGACCGACATCGCGTAACGCCCTCAGGTCAGGAACGGTTTCGCCTTCATCGTGTCGGGAACCGGTGCGCCCAGCCGTGACAGGATGGTGGGGGCCAGTTGCAACTGGTCAATTACCGTGTCTTCGTGCGGGCCTTCGGCGTCACCGAAATAATATAACGCTGCCTCTTGTTGCAGCGCGCCGCGCCCGCCGTGGTGGCCACGCTCGTCCTGCCCGTGGTCGGCGGTGACGATCACCTCGTATCCCATCTGACGCCAGCGCGGGATAAAGGGGGCCAGCATCTCGTCCATAACCATACAGGCGTGGTCCATTTCCTGACTTTCGTGAAAGAATCGGTGGCCCATGCTGTCCAGCGTACAGGTGTGCAACATGCCATAATTCAGGCCAAAGCGCAGACACAGGTTGGTCAGCGATCCAAACAGATCCACGTCGGAGGGCGTCATCTGGTTGGTCTGGCCATAGCCGGTCATCGTGTGGAAACGACCGTGGTTGATGGTGTTGCTGTCTGGTTCATC encodes:
- a CDS encoding alkaline phosphatase family protein, yielding MDKKLLLIILDGVPWRNWRRLFGNLEGWVDSGDARVWKLRAVLPSISASCYASIHTGVAPAEHGCTGNGNVFRLSHPDVFSATRAAGGVTGAVAHSFWSEFFNRHPFDYVRDIEYDEPDSNTINHGRFHTMTGYGQTNQMTPSDVDLFGSLTNLCLRFGLNYGMLHTCTLDSMGHRFFHESQEMDHACMVMDEMLAPFIPRWRQMGYEVIVTADHGQDERGHHGGRGALQQEAALYYFGDAEGPHEDTVIDQLQLAPTILSRLGAPVPDTMKAKPFLT